TCGAGAATTTTGTCGTGCCTGATCTCAGCTTTTCGAAGCGCTTCGTCTGCCTCCTTAACCTGAACTGTCTGATGTTCAATACGTTCACTAATCTGTAGTAATGCCGTATTTCCTTCCCGAACTTTTTTAAGTTGCCGTTCGATATTGGAAATGCGTACCAGCAAGGGGGTGACATCGATTTCTTGCCACTGAAGGTTGATCAGCGTCTGGCATTGGATAGCTCTGGAAGCTCGCTTGTTGTCCTGATCTAAAAGTGTCTTTAACTCTTCTGTGAGAAGAGAAATTGCTTCTGCCAGGTCTTGTGCCTGCTTCTCGAAAATCGCAAGTTTTTCGCGGTTGTCGAAGCCTAGCACCCAATTCCGCCGATCATCGACACGACTACGATCATCTTTTTCGTGGCGATTCTTGTTGTGTTTGACCTGCCCCTCTCTAGTAAGCGCACGATCTGTGCTCCTGAGAGTTTGAATAGAGTCGACGCAGGCATAATCGAATCGTTGCCGTAATTCAGCCTGTAGCCAATCAGCGTGATTGCACTGTTTAACATTCAGTTTAAGGACGAGGGAATTGGCACCGATGGGCTTAGCCTGTGAGGATTCGGCTCGACCGGTTCGGTAATACACCAGACGCCGTCCCAAATTGGTGCCGTTGATGTGATTGGCCAGTGCCGCATAGTGGCGCTCATCCACCAACAGTGATAGCGCAAAGCCATGCAAGACGCGCTCGATAGGGCCTTGCCATTCAGTCTCATCGGACTTCACTTCTACTAGCTCACCAACAAATGGTAACGCCTCTTCGGATATCCCAATTGCGTCGGCTATGTTTCGGCGAAGTTCGAGCATATTCGCAGGGATATTCGATGGCTGACGCTGGAGCGCCTGTACCTCCCTCACTGCTTGAGAAAATTCGCTCTCAGTTGTGTTTTTCTTGTTGGATAACTTGAACTGATTTTCGCGCGTCTCGTTATTACGCTGCTCACAGTTCTCGACTTCCTGTCTGGCGCTTCCGACCAGTTCCGCAAAACCTTGAGGTGAGTCAGATAGTGCCCAGCCCAGTTTTTTGCAGGCATCCTCTGCTTGGGAGCGTTTGCGCAGGCGCTCATCACGTTGGGTCTCCAGACCTTTCTTTTCGGCTTCCCATTGCTCGATCTGATCGCCACCCATTTCGCGGTGTTGTCCTTCCAGATCGCGCAACGTGGCAGCATGATTTTCTCGAATTCCTTTCTTTTTGACTATCTCACCTGCAGCTCCACTAGCCGAAATATCGAGGTCAAAGATATTTTGCTTAAGTAATGCAATGCGACGGGTATCACGGTAACTATTAACTCCCATCTGCAGCTCTTGGAGTTCGTTTCGTTTGCGTTGCAGAGATTGCATATGTTGGTGTTGCTCACGTGCCGGAACTAGGGTCTGAACTTGTTCACGTGCTGTGACAACCGCTTTATGTGCGGCATTGAGCTCGCCAAATTCACTAACCAGCCGATCCGCGACATCGAATGTTTCTGGCTTGTCGAGCATGAAATCTCGGAGAAAGGTATTCAGATCCCCCAAGTTTTTTGCTGACTGAGTCTTGTGCAATAGACGGAGCGCCATCTCACTTTCAATGCCGAGCAAGCGACTAAATCGCTCGCAGTACGGTCTGAATTCATCGCGGCTAAAGGCCTCGGGGAAGGACAGCTTGAGCTTCCGAATATCAAAATTGGATTGACCAAAATCCTCAAGTTCGCGCAGATCAAATGCTCGTTCAAAGATCAGGTAGTGCCGTTTGACGTCCGTATTGCCGTTTGCATTACCCCGTATCCAGAATACCTGGACAAGAGTGACATGCACCCCAATGGAGTTCTGATAACTCAATGACAGCGCCGACCAAGTCGTTCCTGGACGCAAATAGCGTGTCGCGATTTCGCCCGATTCGCCATCTTTCTGTTCCGCCCATGCCCCGCGTATGTAGCTCACAACATTTCGGTCGCGACCACTGCGATCCGCTTCGCGTGCGGCCGCATTGAAATCTACCCAGCGTGGTGGCACCAATAATGCCGAGAATGCATCCAACAACGTTGACTTTCCAGCGCCAGATCGGCCGACAAATAGGAAGCCGCGTTCTGAAATCGGGACGTCATGCAGATCTGAGAACGTTCCCCAGTTAAACACCTGTAACCGAGACATTCGAAATTGTTCTCGGGCGAATAGCAAACCGGTTTGAGATTCTGAATTCATTGTTCTGCCTCTTCATCATGCTCGGACTGGATTGCCGGTGCAGGCGTCTCACCGGCTGCCATACGCTGATATAGATGGGTGAGCGCTTGTATCTCCTCTGCCGAGAAAAGTAGTTTTAATGTGGGCGAAATTTCGAGCCGGTCGTCGCTGGATCGTATCTTCTGAAGGATGCTGTGTTTTTTGATTTTCTCAATTGATGCATGAACGCGTTTGGTGAAACCAGACCGATCGGTGTTTGCTGTGCGTTCATAGGGAATAAGGTATTCCACAATCTCTTCGATGGACACGACGGCACGCTCTCCTTGCGTATCGGCTTGGGTTAATCGTTGGCGAAGATGGAGCAGCAGAATCGAGTCGATAAAAGTCAGTTGAGCACGACGCAACAGCAATGGGACTTCCAGGTCCCCGGTTTCTGCCTGACGGGTGAAGGCGACCTGCACATCCAGATCGATCACCAATTCAAGAAATAACTCGGCCAAGCGACGACGTATTATTCCTTCGTCGCGTATCAGCATCGGCCATAGTTTGGGGTGGCGTCGACCATCCAGAGATGGTCCCTGGAGAAGTTGAACCAAGGCACGGCGAGTGTCCAGCTGCAACTCGCCACTATCTCCAATGAACAGTGTATTTGTAGGAATCTCTGCTGTGACAGGCAGCTCAACTTCGGTTGGCGAGGCGGCCATCTCCTGTCCCGATGCGTTTTCAGACCAGCTCATTGGCTCGCTCCCTCAAGAAAAAGATTTTCGGAATTTTCGCACTGCGTCGCTGATCGTCGTCGCCAACCCATGCAACTGTCTCATTGAGGTCAACCTTTAAGCCGTGCCGACTGCCCAATGCCAGTAGTCCTATAACACTGCCCAGCCCCTGTTTGGCGGGGAACAAATCCAGCACATCGGCAATAGATGCTTGTGATCGTTGTTCAAGTATGGCGCGAACGTTGGCTTTCAAGTTGCGGAAGTCAATTTCCGACTGTGCGACCAATTCACCGACCGATTCCAGGTCAATCGGTGCCGCATCTCCATCTGTCATCTGGCTTGGCAACGCCTGAAGCGATGGATCGTGCAATACCCATTGAGATAGCGACTGTAGGCGACTGCTAGTGAGCTCCAGCGTGTATTGGAGAGCTTCTGTTGCCCTAACTTCATCCTTCAGAACGAGTGCCGCGCGTTGTGCATCTTTGAGGAGTTGGTTGAGCCGCCGTTGCTCAAGGTATTCGCGGCTCTGAACAAAATGCTTGAGGCTACGCGCAAACGACTGCAACACCTCGTGAACCATCCCGCCCTGTTCCAGCAGTGTTCGTGTCAGTCGGAGGAGAAAACGCCTGTCTTTGGCATCCAGTTGCGCCACAAACTCGCGTGACATGACTCTGTCCAGTGCTTGATCCAGGGTGGCAGCCTGCTCGGGATCGGTCAGCAAACGCCAGAACGCCGAGAACGTCCTTCCTGCCTCGCTTTCCGTAATGAGATCGATCCCGGCAAAGAGCGAATCCAGCACGTCGCCCCGACTGCCGTCGTTGTCCATGATCCGCTCTCTCAAATCCCGGTTCAGTTGGTCGAACTGATCGCGGACGCGGCGAAAATCACCCGCCAGATCATCTGCCAAGGAGATGATTTCCCGTGTGCGCTCCAATGCCTTCGTATGGGGAAGCACTCGCATCTGACCTTTTTGGATAGCATCTATTTCCTTGTCGATGCGCGCCTGCTCGGCCATCAGTCGGTCGATCCGGCGGAATTTGTCGGTATCGGTATCCTCAGCAAGTCGTGCCAAGGCATCGATCACCAGTGTTAATCGGCTTTCGGTTGCGGCCGAGTGGGGTTTGGCCAGACCGGATACATATCGAATGGCCTCGACAGCGGCGGTGGAAAGTTCATATTCCTCTTCTTTTGCGCCAGGAAGAAACCGCCGCTCCAGATATCCCTCGGCTAACCAACTGGCCACATACGCCTGCGCTGTTTGCGGGAAATCTTCGCCTTGGGCACGAAGTTCTTCCAGATCGCGCCCGATCCGTTCGTGGAATATTGAGGCGGGAAGGCTCCGGTCACTTTCGTACAGATGTGATTGGAGTAGACCAATCACGGTCGGCCCATTATTCGAGGCAATCAATCGCCATAGCGGCTGCGTCCGCATGCGGCGGTAGGTTGCGATGGTCTTATCTGCTTTCATTGAGTACGAAGCCTCGAAAGTATGCTTGCCTTAGTTATTGTCATCATCAATATGATTATGATGTCGGATTATATTGGAATGATTGCGGCATTCTATTACGACGCATATACTATGCGCAACAACACTCAAAATCCATCATTGATTTTAATTAACCGGACAGAATGTCAAACGAACAACTTATAGACCTGACCCAGCCACAGCGTGACAGACTCGCTTTTATTGAGTTGCGCGTTCGTTTCATTGGGGAGATCCGTCGTAATGACTTAGTGTTGCGTTTCGGCATTCAGTCGGCAGCGGCCACCCGTGACCTTGCACTCTATAAGGAATTAGCCCCGAATAACATTGATTACGATTCCAAGGGAAAATCATATGTATTTGGAAGCGATTTTCATCCGGTGTTCGATTTCCCTCCGGAGCGAGTGTTGTCCTGGTTGTCGCAGGGATTTGGCGATGGGGAGCCATCACAGCTTAAATCATGGATCACCAGTGACATCCCCATCCGCTTGACTCAGCCCGCACTTGATACGCTTGCAAGCGTGAGTCGGGCCATACATCAACAATGCCCTCTGAAAGTTGAGTACCACTCAATTTCGAGTGGTAAATCGGAGCGTGAGCTCGTTCCATTCGCGCTGATCGACAACGGCCTTCGCTGGCACGTCAGGGCATTCGATCGCAAAAGCCAAGAATTTCGTGACTTTGTCATCACACGGATTACACATCCAGTCGTAATGAAAGATGCTGATCTGCTGCCGCATGAGAAAAGCGATCAGGATATCCAGTGGACACGCATCGTTGAGCTTGAGCTGGTGCCACATCCTGACCAACCGTATCCAGAGATTACATTGATGGACTACAACATGGATCAAGGCGTGTTGAAAGTAAATCTGCGTGCCGCGACAGCGGGTTATATCCTCCGAAAATGGAGCGTGGATTGTTCGCCAGATCATAGCTTGCGTGGCCCTGAATATCGGCTATGGCTTCGTGATTCATTATCACTGTATGGTGTAAAAAACGCTTTACTAGCCCCTGGATATCGTGATCCAAACGACTCAGTAACTGGATAAATTGAAAGAGTAATGAATAATGGCAAAAACACTTGAGGCACACGACAAGCTGATCCGCGAAATATTCGAGGGCAGCTATCAGTTTGAAATCCCAGATTACCAACGCCCTTATGCGTGGACGACGGAGCAGGCTGAGGAGTTATTTAACGATCTCGTGTCGGCGATGCAGGATGCGCGCACGTCCGGAGCGTCAAGCCAATACTTCCTTGGCAGCATCGTTCTCATTAAGAATGACAGGGAGCCGAAGTCGTCGGTGGTCGATGGTCAACAGCGACTCAGCACACTCACGATGCTGTTCTCTGTACTGCGTGCCATGATGCCAGATGCGGCCGACGACATTACCGATTTCCTCTATAAGAAGGGAAAAATCAGCCTCGGCGAAACTAACGAATACCGTTTGATTGCCAGAGAGGAAGATGCCGATTTTTTCCGCACTTACATTCAAGAACCAGGAGGCATTACTCGGCTGGTAGCTAGCACCGACAAGCTTGAAGATAGCCGACTGCGCTTCCGTGAAAACGCTACCCTGATGCTGGAGAAAGCTGGAGCACTTTCGATCTCAGATCGTGAAGCGCTATGGAAATTTCTGGCCAACGACTGCTCGCTGGTCGTCATCTCGACGCCTGACCTTGAGGCGGCATATCGCATCTTCTCTGTTCTGAACAACCGTGGGCTCGACCTTGCCCCCATCGATATCATCAAGGCCGCAGTGCTGGGTTCGATCCGCACCATTGCCGGCGACGCGAAGAGCCGTGTTTATGCCAAGGAGTGGAGCCGGATAGAAAGCGCACTCGGGCGAGATGCCTTTGGTGACCTGTTTGTACACATCCGCACTATTTACGCCAAGCAGAAGCAGCGGGCGACGCTGGTTAAGGAGTTCCAAGATTACGTCACCGAATACAAAATGCCGATTGACCTAGTCGACAAGGTCATCAAGCCTTACGCCGAGGTCTGGGACTTTGTGCGGGAGGCCGACTTTGAAGCCACCGAGCATGCCGAGACGATCAATGACTATTTATCCTGGCTCAATCGCGTCGACTTCAAAGATTGGGTGCCGCCCGCGCTGGTCTATTTCAAGCGCTTTCGCCAGCAGCCTCAGTTGCTGGCCGACTTTTTCAAGTCGCTGGAACGCTTGACCTACTTTCTGCTCGTTACGAAGGTCGGCATCAACGAACGCATCGAGACCTACGCCGACCTCACCAAAGAGATCGAGCCGGATGCTTTTGATGGCGAGTTGGCTGCGTTGAATACGCTCAATCTCACTGACAAGCAAAAGCGGGAGTTCGTCGCCGCGATCGACGGTGATATCTATCGCAGGCTGCCCAAAGCCCGTATGGCGCTGATGCTGCGCCTCGAAGCCCTGGTCAGTGACGGCAGCAAGAAGCAGGCGTTTGAACACCTGTCGCTGGAGCACGTTCTGCCACAAACCCCGCCGGCCGCTTCTGACTGGATCAAATGGTTCCCCGACGAAGATGAGCGAGACTCGTGGACACACCGGCTTGCCAATCTGGTGCCCCTGCATGCCCGCAAAAATCCGGCTGCAAGCAACTACGATTTCGCTACCAAGAAAAATGTCTACTTCAAGGGTAAGGGGACGGCATCGCCTTTCATCCTGACACAGGAAGTCAGGTCGGAAGATTCGTGGATGCCTGCAATGCTTATCGATCGGCAGAAACGACTCGTCGGTGTTCTTGAAAAGCACTGGGTGCTCGATGCTGCTGGTGCTGATTCCGATAGCCTACAAGCCGCCGTTACTGCAAGCGCACAGGGATAAGAATATGGCACAGAACGACACGAACAAGAACGGCGGCAACCTCGGCTTCGAGGCGGAGATGTTTAAGGCTGCCGACAAGCTGCGCGGCAACATGGAGCCGTCCGACTATAAGCACGTCGCGCTCGGGCTCATCTTCCTTAAGTACATCTCGGATGCCTTCGAGGCGAGGCACAAAGCGCTGCTGGAAGAAGACCCACAGGCGGCCGAGGACAAGGACGAATACCTGGCCGACAATGTTTTCTGGGTGCCGAAGGATGCGCGTTGGTCGCACCTGCAAGCCAACGCCAAGCTTCCCACCATTGGCACGCTGATCGATGACGCAATGCGCGCCATCGAAAAGGACAACGAGTCACTGAAAGGCGTGCTGCCGAAGGATTACGCCCGACCTGCGCTCAACAAGGTCATGCTCGGCGAGTTGATCGACTTGATTTCTGGCATTGCCCTCAATGAAGAGGGGCACGCCTCCCGCGACATCCTCGGTCGCGTCTACGAATACTTCCTTGGCCAGTTCGCAGGTGCCGAAGGCAAGCGCGGCGGCGAGTTCTACACACCGCGCTCCGTTGTGCGCGTCCTCGTAGAGATGCTGGAGCCGTACCAAGGACGCATCTACGACCCGTGCTGTGGCTCGGGCGGGATGTTCGTTCAGTCTGAGAAGTTCGTGCAAGAGCACGGCGGCCGTATTGGCGACATCGCGATCTACGGCCAGGAGTCGAACTATGTCACTTGGCGGCTAGCCAAGATGAACCTTGCGGTGCGCGGGATTGATTCGGATATTCGCTGGAATAACGAAGGTAGTTTTCACAAGGACGAGCTGCGCGACCTCAAGGCCGACTACATCCTCGCCAATCCACCGTTCAATATTTCGGACTGGGGTGGCGACCGTCTGCGGGAGGACGTGCGCTGGAAGTTCGGCGCGCCCCCGGTGGGCAACGCCAACTATGCCTGGCTGCAGCACATCGTTCATCACCTTGCGCCGAATGGCACGGCTGGCGTGGTGCTGGCCAACGGCTCGATGTCCTCGACGCAGTCCGGCGAGGGTGACATTCGCCGCGAGATGGTCGAGAAAGACATCTTGGATTGCATGGTAGCCCTGCCGGGCCAGCTCTTCTACTCGACCCAGATCCCCGCTTGCCTGTGGTTCCTGGCCCGCAACAAGAATCCGGGCAACGGGTGGCGTGACCGGCGCGGCGAGGTGCTTTTCATTGATGCGCGCAAGCTTGGGGTTCTCGTTGATCGGACGCGACGTGAGTTGTCCGACGCGGATGTCCAGAAAATCGCTGACACATACCATGCGTGGCGGGGTGAGCCGAACGCTGGTGCATACGAGGACATTTCTGGCTTCTGCAAGTCCGCATCTCTAGACGACATTCGCAAGCAGGGACACGTTGTCGCACCTGGTCGCTACGTTGGCGCAGCTGAAACCGATGACGATGAAGAACCGACGTCAGAGAAGCTCTCTCGGTTGTCATCGCAGCTTCGCACGCATTTTTCTGAGAATGCTCAACTCGAGCAAGCGATTAAGAATGCCTTGACGGAGATTGGTTATGAGTGCTGATACGGCGCTGTTAAGCGATCTCGTGACATACCTGAATCGCGGTGTCGCACCCAAGTACGTTGAGACCGGTGGAATTCGTGTTTACAACCAGAAATGCATTCGCGGTCAGCGAGTTTCTGACGGGCCGTCCCGTAGGACGCAAGCCAGCGCACGCCTTAGCCAAGTGGATAAAGAACTGCGTCTGTTTGACGTTCTTATCAATTCGACAGGCGTGGGCACCCTAGGGCGAGTTGGACAGATCTTTGGGCTAGATGAGCCGGCGACGGCAGACAGTCATCTGACCATCGTTCGACCTGACCCGCAAAAAGTCGATCCCTTGTTTCTCGGATACGTGCTGAAAGCCTATGAGCCCGAAATCGAGAGACTAGGAGAGGGAAGCACCGGACAGACAGAATTATCCAGAGCGAAGCTCGGAGAACTTGAAATCCCACTAATTTCGCGCGACGCACAGAAAAGTGCGTCTGCGTTCCTGTACGCCATCGACAAGCGATTAAATTTACTTCGACGGATCAGCGAGGATATTGATGTCTTTGCGCGCACCCTCTTCCGGGAGTGGTTTGGTGCGGGGAACAGCGAAGACTGGCCAACGGCACGCCTTGATCAGCACCTAACAGCGCATCGAGGGTTGAGTTACAAGGGAGCGGGGCTTTGCGAATCGGGAGAGGGAGTTCCGATGCATAACCTCAACTCGGTATATGAGGGCGGCGGATACAAGTACCCAGGAATCAAATATTACAAAGGCGAGTTCAAGGAGCGCCACGTTTTGAAGCCTGGAGACATTATCGTGACCAATACCGAGCAAGGCCATGAACATCGCTTGATCGGTTTCCCCGCTGTCGTGCCATCAATCTTTGGGGACAATGGGATTTTTTCGCAGCACATCTATCGCATTGTTCCGTTGGATTCAAGTTACCTAGGCCGAGAATTTATCTATTACCTACTGATGGCAGGCCATGTTAGAGATCAAATAATCGGCTCCACCAACGGTTCGACCGTAAATATGTTGGCAATCAGTGGCCTGCAAGACTCGACGTTCTCGCTGCCGCCTCAAGATATCGTCGAAAAATTCACAGCGACCGTAAGACCACTTTGGGAGATGGCCGAAAGAAACGAAAAGGAGTCGCGCGATCTCATCAAGCTTCGTGATCTTCTACTACCAATGCTGATTGCGGGTGATCTGCAGCTTAAGGGCTCGGTCGAGTTACTTGGGGTGCTCCCATGAACTTCGACTGGTGCCCCGGCATCCGCGAGGCTTGCTCGCACTGGCGCGACGCGCCAATGCTGCAGCAGACTTTCGAGGAATTAGAGCGGGCGCTGGCCGAAGATAACGACGCCTGCATCGACTCAGCAAAGGCCATCGTCGAGGTGATTTGCCAGATCATCCTGCAGGAGTTGGACTCGCCGTCAAACCCAGTGCGCCCAGTCGAGGCACTTCCGACCTTTGGTGCATGGATGAGTGCAGCCGTCCGGGCGTTGAAGCTCGGGGACATCAGGCATAACGGTTTCCAGAAGCTGGTGTCACAGCACAGGAAGCTCACGGACGCATTGGGCGACCTGCGCAACGACGCTGGAACGGCGAGCCACGGGCGTGAGGGGTTCTTGCAACGCCTGTCGGTTCATCATCGACGCGCGGCGGTGTTGTCGGCGGATGCCATCGTCACCTTCCTGCATCAGGCCTATCTGGAAGCGGAGCTGGACTTGGTGCGAACACGCGAACCTTATGAGCGGTTCGGCCACCTGCACGAGCTGATAGATGCGCACGTTTCATTGCAAGCAGACGTCGATGAAGAAGGTTTTCTCACGATAGACGTGACCCTGCCTTCCGGTGATGTCTTGCCTTTGCGGGTTGAAGCAAGTCGCTTGCTTTACCAACTGGATCGTGACGCCTTTGTCGAGGCGTTGAACGCTGCGCGAGGGGCTCCTGCTGCGGTGGTGGAGCAAGACGAATTACAAGGGGAAGAATGATGGCGTTTTTGTCGGAGGCAGCCGTTGAGCTGGCACTACTAGAGCAACTGCGAGGGCTGGGCTACAGCATCGAGCAAGAAGAAAACATCGGCCCAGATGGACATCGCCCTGAGCGTGACAGTCACGACGTGGTCGTGCTGAAGAAGCGATTGGAGGACGCCGTTGCGTTGCTCAATCCCGGAATGCCATTGGATGCGCGTCAGGATGCGATCCGCAAGGTGATGCAGTCCGAGCTGCCATTAATGCTTGAAGAGAACCGCCGTATCCACAAACTGATGACTGAGGGCGTCGACGTCGAGTATTACGCCGACGACGGAACACTGACCGCAGGCAAGGTTTCCCTCATCAACTTCGAGCGGCCAGAGCAGAACGATTGGCTGGTGGTGAGCCAGTTCGTGGTGATCGCCGGGCAATACAACCGCCGCCCAGACGTGGTGGTGTTCGTTAATGGCCTGCCGCTGGGCGTGATCGAGCTGAAGGCTCCCGGCAGCGGGAACGCAACATTGGTCGGGGCTTTCAACCAGCTGCAGACCTACAAGAAGCAGATCCCGGCGCTATTCAATACCAACGCACTGCTAGTGACATCGGATGGGATTACCGCGCGCGTCGGCTCGCTGTCTGCCGACCTGGAGCGGTTCATGCCATGGCGCACGACCGACGGCAAAGACGTTGCACCGAAAGGTGCGCCCGAACTCTCGACATTGATCGAAGGCGTTTTCGAGCAGCGCCGCTTGCTCGACATGCTGTGCCACTTTACGGTCTTCGGTGAGACGGGCTCGGGCTTGGCGAAGATCATCGCGGGCTATCACCAGTTTCACGCAGTCATCCGCGCGGTCGATTCGACCCTTCGCGCATCAAGCCAATGGCAGGGCGTGCAAGAAGATCCGCGCGACTACGGCTTACCCAGCGTCAAGACCCAAGCCAAAGGTGACAGAAGAGCTGGGGTAATCTGGCACACACAAGGCTCCGGCAAAAGTCTGTTGATGGCGTTCTACGCTGGGCAGCTGGTCAAACATCCGGCGATGGCCAATCCAACGCTCGTAGTACTGACCGACCGTAACGATCTCGATGACCAGTTGTTCGCCACCTTCTCGATGTGCCGCGACCTGATTCGGCAAACACCGGTACAGGCTGACAGCCGCGAAGACTTGACTAAACTTTTGGCGCGGGCATCTGGCGGCGTGATTTTTACAACCTTGCAAAAGTTTGGCGAGACAAGTCAGGCGCTGACAGACCGTCGCAATGTGGTTGTGATCGCTGATGAAGCGCACCGTAGCCAATATGGCTTTCGGGCCAAGGTGGATGCCAAAACGGGTGAGATTTCCTACGGGTTCGCCAAGTACCTGCGCGACGCGCTGCCCAACGCGTCGTTCATTGGTTTTACCGGAACGCCCATTGAGGCCGACGATGTGAACACCCCGGCGGTGTTCGGCAATTACATCGACGTTTACGATATCAGCCGAGCAGTCGAGGACGGCGCGACAGTGCCGATCTACTACGAGTCGCGGCTCGCTCGCATTGAACTTGATGAGGACGAGAAACCCAAGATCGATGCCGAGGTCAACGAACTCACAGAAGACGATCCGGAGGTTGAGCAAGAACGCTTCAAGCGCAAATGGTCAACAGTAGAAGCCTTGGTGGGCAGCGATAAGCGCCTCGCGCTGGTTGCGCAAGACATGGTTACCCACTTCGAGGATCGCGTTGCTGCGCTGGACGGAAAAGCGATGGTTGTTTGCATGAGCCGTCGCATCTGCGTGAAGCTGTATGACGAGATCGTGAAGCTCCGTCCAGACTGGCACAGTGCCGATGACAACGCGGGGGCGGTCAAAATTGTGATGACGGGCGCTGCCAGCGACCCCGAAGACTGGCAGCAGCACATCGGCAACAAGGCCCGCCGCGATCTGCTGGCCAAGCGCGCTCGCGACGCCAAAGACCCGCTCAAGCTGGTGATCGTGCGAGATATGTGGCTTACCGGGTTTGATGCGCCCTGCATGCACACGATGTACGTGGACAAGCCGATGCAGGGGCACGGCTTGATGCAGGCGATTGCGCGGGTGAATCGTGTGTTCCGCGACAAGCCTGCCGGGTTGATCGTCGACTACATCGGTATCG
Above is a window of Gallionella capsiferriformans ES-2 DNA encoding:
- a CDS encoding class I SAM-dependent DNA methyltransferase; translated protein: MAQNDTNKNGGNLGFEAEMFKAADKLRGNMEPSDYKHVALGLIFLKYISDAFEARHKALLEEDPQAAEDKDEYLADNVFWVPKDARWSHLQANAKLPTIGTLIDDAMRAIEKDNESLKGVLPKDYARPALNKVMLGELIDLISGIALNEEGHASRDILGRVYEYFLGQFAGAEGKRGGEFYTPRSVVRVLVEMLEPYQGRIYDPCCGSGGMFVQSEKFVQEHGGRIGDIAIYGQESNYVTWRLAKMNLAVRGIDSDIRWNNEGSFHKDELRDLKADYILANPPFNISDWGGDRLREDVRWKFGAPPVGNANYAWLQHIVHHLAPNGTAGVVLANGSMSSTQSGEGDIRREMVEKDILDCMVALPGQLFYSTQIPACLWFLARNKNPGNGWRDRRGEVLFIDARKLGVLVDRTRRELSDADVQKIADTYHAWRGEPNAGAYEDISGFCKSASLDDIRKQGHVVAPGRYVGAAETDDDEEPTSEKLSRLSSQLRTHFSENAQLEQAIKNALTEIGYEC
- a CDS encoding restriction endonuclease subunit S, producing MSADTALLSDLVTYLNRGVAPKYVETGGIRVYNQKCIRGQRVSDGPSRRTQASARLSQVDKELRLFDVLINSTGVGTLGRVGQIFGLDEPATADSHLTIVRPDPQKVDPLFLGYVLKAYEPEIERLGEGSTGQTELSRAKLGELEIPLISRDAQKSASAFLYAIDKRLNLLRRISEDIDVFARTLFREWFGAGNSEDWPTARLDQHLTAHRGLSYKGAGLCESGEGVPMHNLNSVYEGGGYKYPGIKYYKGEFKERHVLKPGDIIVTNTEQGHEHRLIGFPAVVPSIFGDNGIFSQHIYRIVPLDSSYLGREFIYYLLMAGHVRDQIIGSTNGSTVNMLAISGLQDSTFSLPPQDIVEKFTATVRPLWEMAERNEKESRDLIKLRDLLLPMLIAGDLQLKGSVELLGVLP
- a CDS encoding abortive infection family protein, with product MNFDWCPGIREACSHWRDAPMLQQTFEELERALAEDNDACIDSAKAIVEVICQIILQELDSPSNPVRPVEALPTFGAWMSAAVRALKLGDIRHNGFQKLVSQHRKLTDALGDLRNDAGTASHGREGFLQRLSVHHRRAAVLSADAIVTFLHQAYLEAELDLVRTREPYERFGHLHELIDAHVSLQADVDEEGFLTIDVTLPSGDVLPLRVEASRLLYQLDRDAFVEALNAARGAPAAVVEQDELQGEE
- a CDS encoding type I restriction endonuclease subunit R, with protein sequence MAFLSEAAVELALLEQLRGLGYSIEQEENIGPDGHRPERDSHDVVVLKKRLEDAVALLNPGMPLDARQDAIRKVMQSELPLMLEENRRIHKLMTEGVDVEYYADDGTLTAGKVSLINFERPEQNDWLVVSQFVVIAGQYNRRPDVVVFVNGLPLGVIELKAPGSGNATLVGAFNQLQTYKKQIPALFNTNALLVTSDGITARVGSLSADLERFMPWRTTDGKDVAPKGAPELSTLIEGVFEQRRLLDMLCHFTVFGETGSGLAKIIAGYHQFHAVIRAVDSTLRASSQWQGVQEDPRDYGLPSVKTQAKGDRRAGVIWHTQGSGKSLLMAFYAGQLVKHPAMANPTLVVLTDRNDLDDQLFATFSMCRDLIRQTPVQADSREDLTKLLARASGGVIFTTLQKFGETSQALTDRRNVVVIADEAHRSQYGFRAKVDAKTGEISYGFAKYLRDALPNASFIGFTGTPIEADDVNTPAVFGNYIDVYDISRAVEDGATVPIYYESRLARIELDEDEKPKIDAEVNELTEDDPEVEQERFKRKWSTVEALVGSDKRLALVAQDMVTHFEDRVAALDGKAMVVCMSRRICVKLYDEIVKLRPDWHSADDNAGAVKIVMTGAASDPEDWQQHIGNKARRDLLAKRARDAKDPLKLVIVRDMWLTGFDAPCMHTMYVDKPMQGHGLMQAIARVNRVFRDKPAGLIVDYIGIAQNLKSALQQYSKNDQENTGVDESQAIAVLMEKYEVVRDMYHGFDYASAMGGTPQERLAMMAGAIEWILDMQQKLAAKEKTKDGKKDAHRRYQDAVLALSKAFSLASASDEAREIREEVGFFQAIRAALVKSSTGSGVTQQERELAIQQIVSRAVVSTEIVDILAAAGIKSPDISILSDEFLAEVQQMERKNLALEALRKLINDGIRSRSKSNVVQTKAFSERLEDAVARYHANAITTAEVLQELIDLAKDIRAARQRGEEQGLSEDEIAFYDALAENESAIQMMGDDKLKLIAHELLVSLRENVSVDWAHRDSARARMRVLVKRILRKYGYPPDLQDAAVQTVLQQAEALSSTWSMPRPGRGDGHG